Proteins from one Algicella marina genomic window:
- a CDS encoding acetolactate synthase 3 large subunit, whose protein sequence is MSAEMTGARIVVQALKDQGVEVVFGYPGGAVLPIYDEIFLQNEIRHVLVRHEQGAVHAAEGYARSTGKPGVVLVTSGPGATNAVTGLTDALMDSIPLIVLTGQVPTFMIGNDAFQEADTVGITRPCTKHNWLVKDTDVLGDTIHQAFHVATHGRPGPVLVDIPKDVQFAEGSYTKKERARTKHYAPQTEGDIDLITLAVEGLEKAERPILYSGGGVVNAGPGASQSLRELTAATGFPITSTLMGLGCYPASGDNWLGMLGMHGTYEANMTMHGCDFMLCIGARFDDRITGRVDAFSPDSFKVHIDIDPSSINKNIHVDVPIVGDVGRVLEQMLQIWKDRGSRTNSEAVARWWKQIEAWKSIKSLAYKNSDTTIKPQFALERLEALTKGRDRYITTEVGQHQMWAAQYLGFEDPNRWMTSGGLGTMGYGLPASVGVQIAHPEALVINVAGEASWLMNMQEMGTAMQYRAPVKQFILNNERLGMVRQWQELLHGERYSSSWSESLPDFVKLAEAFGCKGAVVDNPADLDEAIREMLAYDGPYILDCLVEKHENCFPMIPSGKAHNEMLLGDASTKDAIEAGGAVLV, encoded by the coding sequence ATGTCGGCAGAAATGACCGGTGCTAGAATTGTCGTTCAGGCCTTGAAAGATCAGGGCGTGGAAGTGGTTTTCGGCTATCCCGGTGGCGCCGTACTACCCATCTATGACGAAATCTTTCTCCAGAACGAGATCCGCCACGTCCTCGTCCGCCACGAACAGGGTGCGGTTCACGCCGCCGAAGGTTATGCCCGCTCCACCGGCAAGCCCGGCGTCGTTCTCGTCACGTCCGGCCCCGGTGCCACCAATGCCGTCACCGGCCTGACCGATGCGTTGATGGACAGCATCCCGCTGATTGTCCTCACCGGCCAGGTGCCCACGTTCATGATCGGCAATGATGCCTTTCAGGAAGCGGATACTGTCGGCATCACCCGACCATGCACCAAGCATAACTGGCTCGTTAAGGATACCGATGTACTCGGCGACACCATTCACCAGGCATTCCACGTCGCCACTCATGGCCGCCCCGGCCCGGTTCTGGTCGACATCCCCAAGGACGTGCAGTTCGCCGAAGGCAGCTACACTAAGAAGGAACGCGCGCGGACGAAACATTATGCGCCGCAGACAGAAGGCGATATCGATCTGATCACGCTGGCAGTCGAAGGGCTGGAGAAGGCAGAGCGCCCGATCCTCTATTCCGGCGGCGGCGTCGTCAATGCCGGCCCCGGAGCCAGCCAGTCGCTGCGCGAACTGACTGCCGCCACCGGCTTCCCCATCACCTCCACACTGATGGGCCTCGGCTGCTATCCGGCGTCAGGCGATAACTGGCTGGGCATGTTGGGCATGCACGGCACCTACGAGGCCAACATGACGATGCACGGCTGTGACTTCATGCTTTGCATCGGCGCCCGCTTCGATGACCGCATCACCGGCCGCGTCGACGCCTTCAGCCCCGACAGTTTCAAGGTGCATATCGACATCGACCCCTCGTCGATCAACAAGAATATCCACGTTGATGTTCCCATCGTCGGCGATGTCGGCCGCGTGCTCGAGCAGATGCTGCAGATCTGGAAAGATCGCGGGTCCAGAACCAACTCCGAAGCTGTTGCCCGCTGGTGGAAGCAGATCGAAGCGTGGAAGAGCATCAAATCGCTCGCCTACAAGAATTCCGATACAACCATCAAGCCGCAGTTCGCGCTGGAACGTCTGGAAGCGCTGACCAAAGGTCGCGACCGTTACATCACCACCGAGGTCGGCCAGCACCAGATGTGGGCCGCACAATATCTCGGTTTTGAGGATCCCAATCGCTGGATGACGTCCGGCGGCCTCGGCACAATGGGGTACGGCCTGCCCGCGTCCGTCGGTGTGCAGATCGCCCACCCCGAGGCGCTGGTGATCAACGTCGCCGGTGAAGCCTCTTGGCTGATGAATATGCAGGAAATGGGCACGGCCATGCAGTATCGCGCCCCCGTCAAGCAGTTCATTCTCAACAATGAGCGGTTGGGCATGGTCCGCCAGTGGCAGGAATTGCTGCACGGAGAGCGCTATTCGTCGAGTTGGTCCGAGAGCCTGCCCGATTTCGTGAAACTGGCCGAAGCTTTCGGCTGCAAGGGCGCGGTCGTGGACAACCCCGCCGATCTGGACGAGGCAATCAGGGAGATGCTGGCCTACGACGGCCCCTATATCCTCGATTGTCTGGTAGAGAAGCACGAGAACTGCTTCCCGATGATCCCGAGCGGCAAGGCCCACAACGAAATGCTTCTCGGCGACGCCAGTACCAAGGATGCAATCGAGGCTGGTGGTGCCGTTCTGGTCTAG